The Primulina huaijiensis isolate GDHJ02 chromosome 12, ASM1229523v2, whole genome shotgun sequence genome has a window encoding:
- the LOC140990579 gene encoding protein trichome birefringence-like 2, whose translation MWESLVCMLRHGGVQDKKRVYEISGRREFKTKEFYAFRFEEFNCFVDFVSSPFLVKESSLRGTNGSFETLRLDLMDEMTSMYHDADVIIFDTGHWWTHEKTSRGEDYYQEGDYVHPRLKVLEAYKRAVTTWANWVDKNIDVNKIRVIFQGYSITHFRGGPWNLGGQCHNETAPIFNETYLEKYPKKMRVLESVVKGMKTPVTYLNISRITDYRKDGHPYRPDSKSETGNVHAQDCSHWCTRYLE comes from the exons ATGTGGGAATCACTTGTTTGTATGCTTCGTCATGGTGGTGTACAAGATAAGAAACGAGTCTATGAGATATCCGGGAGGAGAGAATTTAAAACGAAGGAGTTCTATGCTTTCAGATTTGAG GAATTTAACTGCTTCGTGGACTTTGTTAGTTCTCCGTTTCTTGTCAAGGAATCATCTTTGAGAGGGACAAACGGTTCTTTTGAGACACTACGACTGGATTTAATGGACGAGATGACTTCCATGTATCATGATGCTGATGTGATAATATTCGATACAGGACACTGGTGGACTCATGAAAAGACCTCCCGTGG GGAAGATTATTACCAGGAGGGTGATTATGTTCACCCGAGACTTAAAGTTTTGGAAGCTTACAAAAGGGCAGTTACCACTTGGGCGAATTGGGTGGACAAGAATATTGATGTAAACAAAATTCGAGTTATTTTTCAAGGATACTCCATCACCCATTTCAG GGGTGGCCCATGGAACTTAGGAGGACAATGCCACAATGAAACCGCACCAATATTTAATGAAACTTATTTAGAGAAGTATCCCAAAAAAATGAGAGTTCTGGAATCTGTGGTGAAGGGTATGAAAACTCCTGTTACGTATCTAAACATTAGTCGAATAACAGATTACAGAAAAGACGGCCATCCGTACCGACCtgattcaaaatcagaaacTGGTAATGTGCATGCACAAGATTGTAGCCACTGGTGTACCAGATACTTGGAATGA